From the genome of Triticum aestivum cultivar Chinese Spring chromosome 1A, IWGSC CS RefSeq v2.1, whole genome shotgun sequence:
CTCGATGGATTGATCCGATGAGATCATGTCGATGTCGGCGCTTGTGTCATCCCTCCGCGCTGCCGGCCGACACCACCTCTCCGCCGGCACCTTCATCGTGAGGCCGGTGACGGGCTCCTACCTGTATAGGATCGAGCAGTTCAAGCAAATCAAGAAGATGCTTGGAAACGGCGCGAAGATCGAATCAGACACGTTCCGAGTCGGTGGCCACGACTGGCGTATCAGGTGCTACCCGAACGGCAAAGAGGGATACGAGGGCTTCATCAGCCTATACCTCGAGCACGCCAGCCTTGACCGCACCGGTGACGCCACAGCGGATTTCCGCATGAGCATCCTTGACCACACCGGGAAGCCATTGTGGACCGAAGGTCATGCCCAattgtcggaagaaatcgatgatgagAGCGAAGGTGATGCTCAAACCTTCTCGATCGGCAAACGTACCAGGTGGGGCTGGAGTGATTTCATGAAGGTTGATGACCTGGACGACAAGGAGCACCTCAAGGACGGATCTCTGATAATCGTTTGTGACATCACCGTCCTTGACATGCGCTCCATCGAGTACCGTGACGGGATGGCATCCACGACTACAATGGAGGTCCCCTCAGAGTCCAAAGAGGAGGCTGACCCTGACATGGAGATAGAGGTCGGCGGGGTGACCTTCCCGGCGAACAGGTCGATGCTCACTGCCCGGTCTCCTGTCTTCAAGGAGGAATTGGTGCCAACAAAGATACACATCGACGGAATTGACGCCGACGTGTTCAAGGCCCTGCTCCACTTCATCTACACGGACAGGCTGCCGCAAGAGATGGAGGAGCAAGAGACGCTTGCCAAGATAGTGAAGCCGCTGCTCGTGGCGGCGGACAGGTACAAGCTGGAGAAGATGAAGCAGGTCTGCGAGGAGGCGTTGTGCGGGCAAATTAGTATGGAATCCGTGACCGCCACACTGGCGTTCGCG
Proteins encoded in this window:
- the LOC123092277 gene encoding BTB/POZ and MATH domain-containing protein 3-like, producing the protein MSMSALVSSLRAAGRHHLSAGTFIVRPVTGSYLYRIEQFKQIKKMLGNGAKIESDTFRVGGHDWRIRCYPNGKEGYEGFISLYLEHASLDRTGDATADFRMSILDHTGKPLWTEGHAQLSEEIDDESEGDAQTFSIGKRTRWGWSDFMKVDDLDDKEHLKDGSLIIVCDITVLDMRSIEYRDGMASTTTMEVPSESKEEADPDMEIEVGGVTFPANRSMLTARSPVFKEELVPTKIHIDGIDADVFKALLHFIYTDRLPQEMEEQETLAKIVKPLLVAADRYKLEKMKQVCEEALCGQISMESVTATLAFAEQHCCSMLKEACTQFLADFSF